The DNA region tagttagtggttgcaaacattagctcacgccataaactttagtttatttgggaaaatagctagggttaggtaagaacaaataacaagaactcagggctttaaaccttgtttaataaattcacttaggaataagaggaatttacttggcataattaaccgttcttcatgcatactttcttatctttggaaaaagcatagaaagaaataatcttttcttattgggaaatagtttagattcacatagaggttaagtgcatccatacaaagTCAATTAGaagtccattagaagtatatcaagatcgagacccatgatcatacactttatctataaaacggggacacaaccttggttctttttacccatatatttacaactttaaattttcggtcactttaaattagtccacaaaccaaatcaattataAAACCCTTTTACGGATACACCTAGGACcacaagattagtataatacttgtttagtaaacttttcacaccatattcctgTGTGCAAACTCAGAAAATCCTTATATGGGCTTAAACAGGCCAGCAGACAGTAGTTTTCTAAGCTTTCTGAAGCTTTATTATCTAAGGGTTTTTTCCTCTAGTAAGAATGACTATTCTCTGTTCATTAAGGTTTCAAATGGTTCTCTTTTGGTGTTGGctgtatatgttgatgatatccTCCTAGCCGGAGATGATGCCTCGCCACCTTAATCAGTTTGAAGACTTTTTTGGATGATCAGTTTTAAAATCAAAGACTTGGGTTCTGTCCATTATTTTCTGGGCTTGAGATCACTTCACATCCTGATGGTTATGTTATGAGTCAACACAAGTATGCTTCTGACTTGCTGGATGAATTTAAATGTAGTGCTTATAGTCCAATGGTCACTCCTCTTGATCCTTCCTCCAAGTTATTGGTTGACATGGATGCTGCCCCTGTTGATATTGGTACTTATAGGAGACTTATTGGTAAACTGAACTTTCTTCAACATACTAGGCCTGACATTTCATACTCAGTCCAACATTTGAGtcaatttcttcaaaattcacaagTTCCCCATATGCTTGCTGGTTTACATATGTTCAGGTATATTATGAATAATCCAGCTCAGGGTATTCTTCTATCTAGTTCTGCTGATTTTCCCATCTCAGCATTTTCAGACTCTGACGGGGCAGCTTGTGCTACTACTAGAAAGTCTATTACtggtttttttttatcactCTTGGTGGCAGTCCTGTCTCATGGAAGAGTAAAAAGCAACCTACTATCTCTCTTTCTTCAGCAGAGGCTGGATACAGGGCTCTCAGAATGGTTGTAGCTGAATTAGCATGGCATGGTAGACTTCTATGTGATCTTGGTCTGCTTATTTCTGGTCCTATTCCAGTTTATTGTGATAATCAGGCTGGTCTTCATATTGCCAAGAACCCTGTTTTCCATGAACATACAAAGCACATCGAGATTGATTGCCATTTTGTTCGAGATTGTTTGAATTCAAGGCTTATTTCTTTACATTTTGTTCCTACAGACGGTCAACTTGCTGATCTTATGACCAAATCTTTATATGGTGCAGCTCATCGCATTATTCTGTTCAAGCTAGGAGTGGTTTCCCCCTCCAGCTTGAGGGGGTGGGGTGTTAGCACCTCTACGACCCAGCAACCCACTTCAGATGATCAGGCCCACTATCACCCGGGCCCAACTTAGAATTTTTGCACATTTTACATTTGAGTTTTAGTTCTAACTTTTGTATAAGTGTAATAGACTACATTGACTAAGTCAAGTGAACAGAAAAACACAATAAGagaattttctctctcttctctctatctctctttcATACGATTAAACTTAGGGTTCgtgatttcttcttcttatcttgtatattttgcaatccaacaacattctaTCCCATGAACACCCCTTAGTCAAATACTAGGAGTAACATTATCCATTACATTAGTACACTAATATTATCCAGAAAgcaagggcaaaaaggaaaaaaaggatgTACATACATGCATTAGGTGAGTCACTATCTACAATTAAAACATAAAGAAGGATgatcataatatcatacatTTAAGTTAACCGATTCTAATTATCCCAGAGAGCTATATAAGTGCTTTGATCAAAGAATACATTATTATCCATTAATATTCTCTCCATTCCAAACTCCCCAAGAAAATGTGTCTGATCCATGCAGGTTTCTCTAGAGAACGATGAAGTACTAATTGGACCATTGCTTGACATTAACCCATCACAATTACACTCCAATAATAGCCCTTGTATTTGCTTTTCTGCTTCACACAATTGCTCTTTCAACTTCAAGATCTGTGTTGGAAAATGGATAATTTGAGTGGGCACATTTTAAGAGATtaaattaagttatatatacgaGATTAATGCTTTATTTAATAATCAGGAAATCACATAAACAAGATAAAATGACACTGTTCATATATTATTTTGCTAACCATAATTTAACTTATATGTatcaataataaataaatgtatTTTCATGTCAAAACTATATTTTAACCTGTTATAACCGGCAACTTGTCTGATTTTCAAGTTACTAATATTATATAAagaatagtactccctccgtcttaaAATATTTGTCGCATTTCTCATttacacgccccttaagaaagcATTTATAAGGGTAggattttgactattttaccctcttaATATAACATCTCTCCTCAATAAATATCTACTCCATCGATGGTGAGAACCTCTTAAATGTTGTAATTAATACAAGGGTAACATGAGGAAAAGttacttaattttatcttgattaaataaaacgacaaatattttgagtcaaatatttatagtaaggatgacaaatattttgagacggaaggagtactcCTTATTACGAGTAATCTTTTGTACGCTATCAATATCACCTaaaaagtactccctctgtcccaatttatgtgatatagtttgattagACACGGAGtataagaaagaaaatgagactttgaaacttgtggtctaaaataagtcatatatatttgtgtggctgtaaatcatttcattaagggtcaAATGAGAAATTTAGGGAAAGTTTAAAGttatattatttctaaatataaaatgtatcattcttttttagacacACTAAAAAAGAACGTGTATCACATAAATCGGGACAAACGGTAATTTAGAGAGAGGTCCACACACATACCTCagtttcaagacaatttttCTCAATCATCGTTGTCTCATGCTGAGACTTGAGCTTGGAGTATTCAACCTCGAGTTTCTTGTTCTTCCATCGAGCCCTCCTGTTTTGGAACCAAACCGCGACTTGTTGAGGATCAAGGCCAAGCTGAGAAGCAAGCTTGTCTTTTCTTTCAGTCTCCAGTTTGTGGTCGTCCACAAAGCTCCGTTCAAGAAGATTGACTTGTTCTTCACTAAGCTTCCTCTTCCTAAGTACTTTTGCTTCATCTTtgttcttcttcctttttcgtTGCGGATTCACCGGTCCTGAAGGGTACCAAATTAAACATCATGTTAGACCATTGATATTGCAAGTAACAAAAAACGTACAACCCTTTTGTGGCTTCAAGACTTGGTACTCCTCTTTTCCAATTTATACATGACGCATGTTTACACTTTTTTATATGTTCCCTATATAGATTTGAAAATTCTTTAACTTTAATTTAGAGCTTCTATTTTACACGtactccctttgtttcaatttctGTGATATTTTTCGCTTTCCGGGATTTAAATTAtatgaactttgaccaacattttaagaagtattttttcatcaaattgatatgaaaaaagttgcaacttatagtactttttcagttttcaaatatagaaattttaatcttaaaatattttgttaatctgaaccaatttagcttcaaactttagtcaaattgactaaGTATTacattgagacggagggagtaattaataGTTTAAAAAACTTCCAACCCCTGCTGGGTTTGAGACTTGGAAATACAAAGTTATAAGAGTTTATGTTTTGTGCATTGACAGTATAAAGAATTTTTACGATTATCAAGTTAAATCGACTAATAACATATATATCATGATAATTTAAAATGGACTAATGCACTGCTATAACCGATTGAATTACACTGTTGGTGTAAGAACATTACTTTGTTAATGAAGTGGAGTATAACTAAAACTCCAAGAAAAGCTGTATCGCTAACCTTGTTCACGCGTCAGTTGGGCGTAAACATCTGGATAAAACTGAGAGGTCAGCACCATTTGATCATCAACCTGGTGAGTCATGCTGCTTGTCATAGAAGTAATACTTTTCTTATGCTGCTTTTGCTAGCTTGCTTATGatgtagaaaatgaaatgaaagtgGATATATGGGGAAAGAAATGAGGAATTTGGGACTTGATAAGACTTTGAAGATTATAGTACTTTAGTGACTTTATTTATAGAGCTAGCGTATAGGAGGAATTAACCTCCCTTTTCTTGATGATCACATGACTCGTTCAGATTCCTTCAGTCAATTGTTTGGAATATTCTATCCCAACTTGAGCTAATTAGGGGAAAAAACTTTTGTTTAATTTGGGAAATGGAAACTGGATTGAAAATTTATAGGACATGTAGCATTTTTTGTCTGATTTTGGCAAAACGTGTCTAGGTTTATTGGACTAGCAAGAAGGCTAATTACCTAGTTTTGTGCTTTAGCTTAACTAGTTTTGGTATTGTTTTTCTCATCTCCGCCTCAAAACACATATTACTGATCCTATTTCAAGTTACTTTaagctttatttttttcccttaaatatTGTGCCCAGTCAACCAACTCTATACAAATTTACCGGAGGAAGTTGATACTATTCATTCTGTTTTATTTTATGTCCTAGTATATTTGCACGAagtttaacaaaataaaaaagacttgttaattttttgattttaaaatgaaGATGTGTATCTAAAATATCTTTTAAAtcttataattttaaatatatcaTGTAACATTTCTTATTCAAGTTGGAGTATCTTAACTCTTAAGCAAGACAGTAGAGACTCATTAGCGCTAAATAATATTTTACTTGGGTTCCTACTCCAATAAATCAGGTCAACAAGGAGTTAAAAGTAAAACTAAAGGTAGTTAGAATTTAGAAAGGATGAGGATGAAATGAGAGAGAGAATGGGTGATGTATATAGGAGATTTCTTCAAGTTGAGTGTTATTAAGGTAAATTAGTATACGCACCTGCGCGATGTGCAGGCcgtttcaaagaaaaaaaaagtggagaGATAATAGGAATAGATGTATATGAATCATGTATGatattacaaattttatattctcatttttttggatCAGTATTATTACATACTAACattttctatgtatatgtagcTGCTATTGCTTCATTACTGACCATTTCTTCAAACGGTATAAAGTATTTTATATCAATTGATTATGCTACATAAATAATAACAAAGCAAATTGAATTAGAGATAATATCATTGATTATGATTATTCTTTTATTACATCCTCATAATTTCATTCAACACAAATATAAGCTccaatataagaaaaaaaaaacatgataatCATAAATAGAGCTAATAATTATCAACAAAATTAAGAGAGAGAAGAAACAACATtgaaataaagtagaaaatattATGCGTAAAAAATACTAGTAAATACATAAGACTCCTATTTTAATCAGTTTGGTCTTACCATTCAAAAAACTAATTTACATATAGCACTTATTCTATACCCTTTCATCATGCATATGCAATTCAAATATATGTACAGACATACATAACaacatgcatgcatatacatactcaGGGGCAGATCTACATGTTgtcgagggtgttcacccgaacactctcggcaaaaaattacagtgtatatatagggtaaattttctgtttttatgtgtatttattaacttttgaacaccctgaataaattatatttagcttctttttttctccgaACGccctgaatgaaaatcctagatccgccactGTACATACTATAGATCTAACATCACACGGTGGACGGATCTAAGAGTCTTaattatacatacataatatattcaCAATCATCTTTACACAAATGATTTAGTAAAACTCTTCTATATGTTTCGGTTTTCCATTGTGCTTGTTgaatttttaaatattctttttgCATTCGTGAGCTATTTGTATACATCAGATCTACGAAAACTTCAAATTCCTTAAATTTATCTATGACAAAAGATAAATGTAGTATTAATTCCAAACAATTCaaagataattttaaaaaaaagttaaattaagCATGAACAATATACCTTGACAATTATGCAGAGATATTTGATATACATGACCTATAATGCTTTTATCCATTGTAAAGATCCTGTctgagaaaaaaattattatattaagatATTAGCATAGGAAAACTATAATAATCAATTTATTTACTTGAACTATAATTAATTTGTCTTTAAATAACTAAAGCCATAAGTCTTTTGTTAGATGATTATTTTGACAACTTTATTTCAACATATAAATTCTCGTAAGTTGTAATTGGAAACTTAATGAGTTGATTATTTAGCTACAGAAATCAAACAGTTTAAATAAATTTGAGCTCCTATTTCTTCAAGACTAATTTTAAAcagttaatataaaaaatctcataatttaaaaaaaaaaaaaaaaaagtcctaaACGTGGCTTTGACTGTGGTTGCACGGTTTTAGGGCTCAATATTTATCTTTTAACTTAAATTCACCTACattagtttaattaattttttttgtttaactacTTGATCTGGCGTttgtttattaaatttaaattggtAACTTCCTAATTTAAAATagaatataaacatatatataattaattatttttaaattcaaattcaaaacactaactaaattaactaattaataactaatcTAACCACTTATTGTCCTAAAACTAtcatctttttaataatatatagatatagatatttATCTGAACCggatatttatattaaattaatttaatttattttattaagtaaTTTAATAAAGTGAGACATTGAATTAGTTGGCGACAATTAAGGTGCTAAAAATCTCTATGTAAATACATATcaccatttttttaaatttaatttaatgtaAACACTCCATATGAGTAATTTTTATCATAGGTatttgatttttcatatttttttgaatttaacttttatatattgATCGTATGAAAGAATTTTTTCAGTATAAACTCATCTAAAAAATAGAGTCAATCCCACTTTACCCTCCTAGCATTTAAGGACTGGAAAATAATACCCCCTCCACATATTGAATGGGAACGATCACCCCCTTATGTAATATTTTCCggtgagatttttttttaataaagattttttctttctttctagaattaaattacaaaaatagaTAACTCTTATTATTGTCCCATACACCTATTCCATTGAGAATGATATACTTATCTTTTAGGATATAACAACTACTTGAAACAATTTGTTAATATTTTAcagtttatttaaaaataaggtaACAACATTTTGTGGCAATAATAAGTTAAACAACTGAGAGTGTGAAAAGTGTGAAATtgagtatattttattttaccccttttttttggggtcaAAAGATAACTTTCCACTCAACCAAATAACCAAATATGTACAATTAGATCATTTGACTCTAGAGCTAGAtcttaaaataaagaaaacacaaCAAAATAACTCTAATGACAACTGAATGCAGAATACTACCAGTAGCTAAGGTAGCTTGGCAATTTCTAGAAGGGTACAAGTTCTCAGCTGCTTCATCTAGCAACATCCAGTCTTCAGTTAATAAGGATAACTATCACGGTTCTTTAGCATGTCATTTCATTTGCTTGTCTATGCCCATCAATTTGTAATTGCAggattatttaatttctttaattCTGTCATGTGGTCCTTTCACAAGCTGTTGAAATCTCCTATTGTTCTTTTCATTCCATATATCATACACAGCTGTAGCAAATACCCCCCTTAGTCTTAATAGTTACGAAACAATACTTCCTCTACCTTTTGAATGAGAGCGATAATTTCCTTAAGcaatatattcaaataagagttaaaaaaaaatcttaaattttatttctaaTTCAAAGTGATCAATCTCCAAAAGCATGCCAATCACCTTAACTGTTGTTTTTGGATTCAATGACGTaaggatatgatatgttatgctTTGGAgccttcttttaaattttattaaaacaatGGTAAGTTATCTATTTCTAATTTTGGTATAACTTATCCAAgattagtaaccaaacaagggataagataatattaattttttatccCCAAAACTATTTATGTCTGTCCAACATACCAAACGGCTCCTTAAAAGTTAAGGGGGTAAAGGAAATTTA from Lycium ferocissimum isolate CSIRO_LF1 chromosome 2, AGI_CSIRO_Lferr_CH_V1, whole genome shotgun sequence includes:
- the LOC132047977 gene encoding homeobox-leucine zipper protein ATHB-40-like, yielding MTSSMTHQVDDQMVLTSQFYPDVYAQLTREQGPVNPQRKRKKNKDEAKVLRKRKLSEEQVNLLERSFVDDHKLETERKDKLASQLGLDPQQVAVWFQNRRARWKNKKLEVEYSKLKSQHETTMIEKNCLETEILKLKEQLCEAEKQIQGLLLECNCDGLMSSNGPISTSSFSRETCMDQTHFLGEFGMERILMDNNVFFDQSTYIALWDN